The following proteins are encoded in a genomic region of Acidobacteriota bacterium:
- a CDS encoding nucleotidyl transferase AbiEii/AbiGii toxin family protein, translating into MFKGGTALKKLYFGEYRFSEDLDYTAVEAPSGKALEAVLRDAVDEGVRTLSERGPFTAVLERDDHRDPHPGGQKREEN; encoded by the coding sequence GTGTTCAAGGGCGGCACCGCCCTGAAGAAGCTGTACTTCGGCGAATATCGCTTTTCCGAGGATCTCGACTACACGGCGGTCGAGGCGCCATCCGGAAAGGCGCTCGAGGCGGTGCTGAGGGATGCCGTTGATGAAGGTGTGCGCACGCTTTCAGAGCGGGGGCCTTTCACCGCGGTCCTGGAGCGAGATGACCACCGTGATCCGCATCCGGGAGGGCAGAAGCGCGAGGAGAATTGA